Proteins encoded in a region of the Paenibacillus sp. W2I17 genome:
- a CDS encoding CBS domain-containing protein produces MEISYFLLPKAEVAYIKSTASMKDAIEQLESQHYTAIPVIDQDGKYVATLSEGDLLWKMRNTPGLTFDTMDQVQVHEINNRVYNECVFIEAEMEDMLTLAADQNFVPVVDVDRVFLGIIRRKDIIEYYTRNISD; encoded by the coding sequence ATGGAAATCAGCTATTTTTTACTCCCCAAAGCCGAAGTGGCCTATATCAAGTCTACCGCTTCCATGAAAGATGCTATTGAGCAATTGGAATCGCAACACTACACCGCCATTCCCGTGATTGACCAGGATGGAAAATATGTTGCTACCCTGTCCGAAGGCGATTTGTTATGGAAAATGCGAAATACACCCGGATTGACTTTTGATACGATGGATCAGGTTCAAGTCCATGAGATTAACAATCGGGTATATAATGAATGTGTATTCATTGAGGCTGAAATGGAGGATATGCTGACACTTGCAGCAGACCAAAATTTTGTGCCTGTGGTGGATGTCGATCGTGTCTTCCTCGGTATAATCCGTCGTAAGGATATTATTGAATACTATACGCGTAACATTTCGGATTAG